In Anaerolineae bacterium, a genomic segment contains:
- a CDS encoding 3-isopropylmalate dehydratase small subunit: protein MKIRGRVWKYGNNVNTDVIFPGKYTYTITDRREMARHALEDLDPGFASAVQPGDVIVAGRNWGCGSSREQAAICLKEAGVGAIVAESFARIFFRNALNEGLPVITCPEAVAALQTGEMVEIDLEASVIRRGEDSWPFPPLSESALGLIREGGLIPYLRRKLSGQNSEGNLKAVEEGGSAKDSRH from the coding sequence GTGAAGATCCGCGGCCGTGTCTGGAAATACGGCAACAACGTGAATACCGACGTGATCTTCCCAGGAAAGTACACATACACGATCACCGATCGTCGGGAGATGGCTCGACATGCGCTGGAGGACCTGGATCCGGGCTTCGCGAGCGCAGTGCAGCCTGGAGATGTGATCGTGGCCGGGCGTAACTGGGGGTGTGGCTCTAGCCGTGAGCAGGCGGCCATTTGTCTAAAGGAGGCGGGGGTCGGCGCCATCGTGGCGGAATCGTTCGCTCGCATCTTTTTCCGGAACGCGCTTAACGAAGGTCTGCCCGTGATCACCTGCCCGGAGGCAGTCGCTGCGCTGCAGACCGGCGAGATGGTAGAGATTGACTTGGAAGCCAGCGTCATCCGTCGCGGCGAGGACTCCTGGCCATTTCCACCGTTGTCGGAATCGGCACTGGGGCTGATCCGGGAGGGGGGGCTGATCCCATACCTGAGGCGAAAGCTGAGCGGCCAAAACTCAGAGGGAAATCTGAAAGCCGTCGAAGAGGGCGGGAGTGCAAAGGATTCACGTCATTGA
- a CDS encoding 3-isopropylmalate dehydratase large subunit → MGKTFAEKALARAAGLPEVTAGQVVDARPDVVLSHDNTAAIARTFRSLGVSRVKHPERLAITLDHAVPAPTTQHAQNHAEVRQFVAEQGITNFFEVGRGICHQVLSEEAIVLPGQLILGADSHTTHFGWMGAFGAGVGRSEVAALWATGELWLRVPESIRIILEGELPLGVTAKDFALRIIGDLGADGGTYASIEFSGSGIEAMTIESRMVLPNMMAEMGAKNAYIAPDAAVFDWLAPRLARRTGRPLEECRAQVEAGALYPDPDARYIAEYRYEAAALEPYVACPHSVDHVVPLSQVAGTRVHQAFLGTCTNGRLEDLAAAAAVVKGRQVAPGTRFLVIPASSQVLQEAMRLGYIQTLVEAGAILGVPGCGPCMGNHMGIPAPGEVTISSANRNFQGRMGTREAEIYLASPAVVAASAIRGVITDPREL, encoded by the coding sequence ATGGGTAAGACGTTTGCTGAAAAAGCGCTGGCACGCGCCGCCGGCCTGCCTGAGGTCACGGCCGGCCAGGTGGTGGATGCCCGGCCAGACGTCGTGCTCTCCCACGACAATACCGCTGCCATTGCCCGCACATTCCGATCCCTAGGGGTGAGCCGGGTGAAGCATCCGGAACGGCTGGCTATCACCCTGGATCATGCGGTGCCAGCGCCGACCACTCAGCATGCCCAAAATCATGCTGAGGTGCGCCAATTCGTGGCCGAACAGGGGATTACGAATTTCTTCGAGGTCGGGCGCGGCATCTGTCACCAGGTTCTGAGCGAGGAGGCTATTGTCCTGCCCGGACAGCTCATCCTGGGGGCCGACTCGCACACGACGCACTTCGGCTGGATGGGGGCGTTCGGCGCAGGTGTGGGTCGCAGTGAGGTAGCTGCACTATGGGCTACGGGCGAACTATGGCTCCGCGTGCCTGAGTCTATACGTATCATCCTAGAAGGGGAGCTGCCCCTAGGGGTAACCGCCAAAGACTTTGCTCTACGCATTATCGGCGACTTAGGCGCCGACGGTGGCACTTATGCCTCGATCGAGTTCAGTGGCAGCGGCATTGAGGCGATGACTATCGAGTCGCGCATGGTACTGCCCAACATGATGGCCGAGATGGGGGCAAAGAACGCCTATATAGCCCCAGACGCAGCCGTATTCGACTGGCTGGCTCCTCGACTGGCCCGGCGTACCGGCCGTCCGCTGGAGGAATGCCGGGCACAGGTCGAGGCCGGCGCACTCTACCCCGATCCCGATGCACGCTACATCGCCGAATACCGCTACGAGGCGGCGGCACTGGAGCCGTATGTCGCCTGTCCGCATTCAGTAGACCACGTGGTACCATTGTCGCAAGTGGCGGGGACACGCGTGCATCAGGCTTTCTTGGGCACCTGCACCAATGGCCGGCTGGAGGACCTGGCCGCGGCCGCAGCAGTGGTCAAAGGCCGCCAGGTGGCCCCAGGCACGCGTTTCCTAGTGATCCCCGCGTCCAGCCAAGTGTTGCAAGAGGCAATGCGGCTGGGCTACATCCAGACGCTGGTTGAGGCCGGAGCGATCCTCGGCGTACCGGGATGCGGTCCATGCATGGGCAACCACATGGGCATCCCAGCCCCTGGTGAGGTCACCATCTCCAGCGCTAACCGTAACTTCCAAGGGCGCATGGGCACGCGCGAGGCGGAGATCTACCTGGCCAGCCCGGCGGTGGTGGCGGCGTCAGCGATCCGAGGCGTGATCACCGATCCAAGAGAGCTATGA
- the lysS gene encoding homocitrate synthase: MSLQNFAIIESTLREGEQFAGAFFTSDQKVQIAEMLDAFGVEYIELTSPAASPQSFADARRIARLGLKAKILTHTRCHLEDAKLAMETGVDGIDVVFGTSSLLRQFSHGKSIPEIIEAAIEVVSYIKSQGFEVRFSSEDSFRSDLVDLLMVYRAVDEIGVDRVGIADTVGIATPRQVYDLVSTLRRVVRCDIEFHGHNDTGCAIANSFAALEAGATHVDTSVLGIGERNGITPLGGFIARMYAVNRELVKSKYNLPLLRDIENLVADIVGIQVPFNNYITGYTAFMHKAGVHAKAILNNPETYEILRPEDFGLTRYVHVAHRLTGWNAVKNRAEQLGLSLSDEEIKKATAHIKALADLKPLALEDVDAILRSWPSVPDEAIEQQRQEEFTSME; encoded by the coding sequence ATGTCCCTGCAAAACTTTGCCATCATCGAGTCCACCCTGCGCGAAGGTGAGCAGTTCGCCGGGGCATTCTTCACTTCAGATCAGAAGGTCCAAATCGCTGAAATGCTGGACGCGTTCGGCGTGGAGTACATCGAGCTCACCTCGCCGGCTGCGTCACCGCAATCCTTCGCCGATGCCCGTCGCATCGCCCGACTTGGCCTGAAAGCCAAGATCCTCACCCACACCCGCTGTCACCTAGAAGATGCCAAGCTGGCGATGGAGACGGGTGTAGATGGCATTGACGTGGTCTTCGGTACTTCGTCCTTGCTGCGCCAGTTCAGCCACGGCAAATCCATCCCAGAGATCATCGAGGCGGCCATTGAAGTCGTCTCCTACATCAAATCGCAGGGATTCGAAGTCCGTTTCTCCAGCGAAGACTCCTTCCGCAGCGACTTGGTGGACCTATTGATGGTCTACCGAGCCGTGGACGAGATCGGCGTGGACCGCGTCGGCATCGCTGACACTGTGGGGATCGCCACTCCCAGGCAAGTATACGACCTGGTGAGCACTTTGCGCCGAGTCGTGCGCTGCGACATCGAGTTCCACGGCCACAACGACACCGGCTGCGCCATCGCCAACTCGTTCGCTGCACTAGAGGCTGGTGCCACGCACGTGGACACCAGCGTGTTGGGCATCGGCGAGCGCAACGGCATCACCCCGCTAGGGGGCTTCATCGCCCGCATGTACGCGGTTAACCGTGAGTTAGTCAAGAGCAAATATAATCTTCCCCTCCTGCGCGATATCGAGAACCTCGTGGCAGATATCGTAGGAATTCAGGTACCCTTCAATAACTACATCACTGGCTACACGGCTTTCATGCACAAGGCCGGTGTCCACGCTAAGGCAATTCTCAACAATCCTGAGACTTATGAGATTCTTCGCCCAGAGGACTTCGGGCTAACACGATATGTCCACGTCGCCCATCGGCTGACCGGCTGGAACGCAGTGAAGAACCGGGCTGAACAGCTGGGCCTCTCTTTAAGCGACGAGGAGATCAAGAAGGCCACCGCCCACATCAAAGCCCTGGCCGACCTGAAGCCGTTGGCGTTAGAGGACGTGGACGCTATCCTGCGCAGCTGGCCCTCAGTTCCCGACGAGGCAATCGAACAGCAGCGACAAGAAGAGTTTACGTCGATGGAGTGA
- a CDS encoding carbohydrate ABC transporter permease, with amino-acid sequence MAQIALPRSVTRPPWPRWLRRGIGALAAHLTIIAIGLFFFVPFLWMLSTALKSDQDVFRVPPTWLPHDNLQVTVNGQRVPMYEVNIEGQTRRLALLSIAEGYGTFVDPANPTETIQVRMKFVRPILVPGPRWQNFPDAMNRATRPGLGVNFWTYIKNSLIIAVFAIIGTLVSCAPAAYGFARIRWPGRDIVFLIVLSTMMLPFQVTMIPLYIVFTDKLKWGNTFLPLIVPTFFGNGFDIFLLRQFFRTIPEELCDAARVDGASEFRIFWSIALPLSVPVLATITVFTFLWAWNDFQGPLLYLTDPRKFTMALGLQDFQGQHSVAWNLLMAAAAVFTIPIIVLFFFAQRTFIQGVKLTGLKG; translated from the coding sequence ATGGCTCAGATCGCGTTGCCACGATCGGTCACACGGCCGCCTTGGCCACGTTGGCTGCGACGTGGGATTGGCGCTCTAGCCGCGCACTTAACGATCATCGCCATCGGCCTGTTCTTCTTTGTCCCGTTCTTGTGGATGCTCTCTACAGCGTTGAAATCGGATCAGGACGTGTTCCGTGTCCCACCCACCTGGCTGCCACATGACAATCTGCAGGTAACTGTCAACGGCCAGCGGGTGCCAATGTATGAGGTAAATATTGAAGGGCAAACCAGACGATTGGCGTTGCTCAGTATCGCCGAGGGATACGGCACGTTTGTGGACCCAGCCAACCCAACGGAGACAATCCAGGTGCGCATGAAGTTTGTGCGGCCGATTTTGGTTCCGGGCCCGCGCTGGCAGAACTTCCCCGATGCCATGAATCGAGCTACGCGGCCGGGCCTAGGCGTGAATTTCTGGACCTATATCAAGAACAGCTTGATCATCGCCGTGTTTGCTATTATCGGCACGCTTGTCTCATGCGCACCAGCCGCTTACGGCTTTGCGCGCATTCGATGGCCTGGGCGCGATATTGTGTTTCTGATCGTGCTCAGCACAATGATGCTCCCCTTCCAGGTGACCATGATTCCCCTCTACATCGTCTTCACCGATAAGCTGAAGTGGGGCAACACTTTCCTGCCTTTGATCGTACCCACCTTCTTCGGTAACGGGTTCGACATCTTCTTGCTGCGCCAATTCTTCCGTACTATCCCTGAGGAGTTGTGTGACGCCGCCCGTGTGGACGGAGCTTCTGAATTTCGCATCTTTTGGAGCATTGCGCTGCCGCTCTCGGTGCCAGTGTTGGCGACGATCACGGTGTTCACGTTCCTATGGGCGTGGAACGACTTCCAAGGGCCGCTGCTCTATCTAACCGATCCCCGCAAGTTCACTATGGCGTTGGGGTTACAGGACTTTCAGGGACAGCACTCAGTGGCATGGAATCTGCTGATGGCTGCTGCAGCTGTCTTCACCATCCCAATTATTGTTCTCTTCTTCTTTGCCCAACGTACGTTCATCCAGGGGGTGAAACTAACGGGCTTGAAGGGATAA
- a CDS encoding sugar ABC transporter permease translates to MTVRTGEAIAARAWPHSRGWSRRTRRQFITGLLFISLWIIGFFAFTLYPMVASLYYSFTEYHIKRAPEWIGLINYVNLFRDPLFWKSLSNTAYMVVIGVPLSLLVSFVCALLLNIKIRGQSIYRVIYYLPSIVPTVASTLLWLWILNPNSGLLNMLLGEIGIRGPNWTRDPAWSKPALILLGLWGVGNTIVIYLSGLQDVPVSLMEAAELDGANWWQRLWAVTIPMVSPITLFNLIIGVIATFQYFAQAYVLSAGVSPVGSGLGAPLNSTLFYSVYLYQQGFVYLKMGYASAQAWILFIIIMICTLLLLRSSERWTYYEGG, encoded by the coding sequence ATGACAGTGCGTACAGGTGAAGCGATCGCTGCCAGGGCCTGGCCCCATTCGCGAGGATGGAGCCGGCGCACGCGGCGCCAATTCATTACTGGTCTTCTATTCATCTCCTTGTGGATCATTGGCTTCTTTGCCTTCACCCTCTACCCGATGGTAGCCTCGCTCTATTACAGCTTCACAGAGTATCACATTAAGCGGGCGCCGGAATGGATCGGCCTTATAAATTATGTCAATTTATTTCGCGATCCGCTCTTTTGGAAATCGCTTTCAAACACAGCCTATATGGTCGTCATCGGAGTGCCATTATCTTTGCTGGTCTCCTTCGTGTGCGCACTGCTGTTGAACATCAAGATTAGAGGCCAATCTATCTACCGCGTGATTTACTATTTGCCTTCGATCGTGCCCACTGTAGCCAGCACTTTGCTCTGGTTGTGGATTCTTAACCCCAACAGCGGCCTGTTGAACATGCTGCTGGGAGAGATCGGCATTCGCGGGCCGAACTGGACGCGAGATCCCGCCTGGTCGAAGCCCGCCCTAATCCTGCTCGGCTTATGGGGGGTGGGCAACACGATTGTCATCTATCTATCTGGCCTACAGGATGTGCCGGTCTCCTTAATGGAGGCAGCTGAGCTAGATGGAGCCAATTGGTGGCAACGGCTGTGGGCTGTCACCATCCCAATGGTGTCACCCATCACCCTCTTTAACCTGATCATCGGCGTGATCGCCACCTTTCAGTACTTCGCCCAGGCCTACGTGCTGAGCGCCGGCGTCAGCCCCGTGGGTAGTGGACTAGGCGCGCCGCTCAATTCCACCCTCTTCTACAGCGTGTATCTCTACCAGCAAGGGTTCGTCTACCTTAAGATGGGGTATGCGTCCGCACAGGCTTGGATCCTCTTCATCATAATCATGATCTGTACGCTACTGCTCCTGCGCTCCTCTGAGCGCTGGACATACTATGAGGGGGGATGA